Genomic DNA from Klebsiella variicola:
TCTCAGACGTGACCTGCAGACGGCGAGCCATTTGCGAAGAGAGGCGCATCAGAATGTCCGGGTTAACCTGGATCAGCTGACGGAATTTCTTATAAGAGATTTCGGCCACTTCACATGCGGTTTTCGCCCGTACCCAGGCGCTACGCTCCTGACCCTCTTCAAACAGGCCTAATTCACCGATGAAATCGCCCTGGTTGAGGTAGGAGAGGATCATCTCTTTACCTTCTTCATCCTTGATGAGTACAGCCACGGAGCCTTTAACGATGTAGTACAGCGTTTCTGCTTTTTCACCCTGGTGGATCAGCGTGCTCTTTGATGGGTACTTATGAAT
This window encodes:
- the crp gene encoding cAMP-activated global transcriptional regulator CRP; this translates as MVLGKPQTDPTLEWFLSHCHIHKYPSKSTLIHQGEKAETLYYIVKGSVAVLIKDEEGKEMILSYLNQGDFIGELGLFEEGQERSAWVRAKTACEVAEISYKKFRQLIQVNPDILMRLSSQMARRLQVTSEKVGNLAFLDVTGRIAQTLLNLAKQPDAMTHPDGMQIKITRQEIGQIVGCSRETVGRILKMLEDQNLISAHGKTIVVYGTR